From a single Pseudophryne corroboree isolate aPseCor3 chromosome 6, aPseCor3.hap2, whole genome shotgun sequence genomic region:
- the LOC134935205 gene encoding putative uncharacterized protein DDB_G0294196 has protein sequence MQLVADVQEGQDPSNVQRVHTLAAEMTAHQKMANGLVEMQKALADSTAETQKTRREDHRETVDILQVLATSINRLVDNTSCLAHSVDKMSESQRHSASSHQIIATTLQMMYDKLPELAHQHAGEPPHPPSQATWTPPALPPSPSWYGRSQLYQGYTGMYPTHQMPPPPTSAASSTPARPPWPSQRTPQPPRASKPHQEEEEDPDGQPP, from the coding sequence atgcaattggtggcagacgtacaggaagggcaggatccctcaaatgttcagagggtacacaccctggcagcagagatgactgcccaccagaagatggcaaacggtctggttgaaatgcaaaaggctcttgccgacagcacggcagaaacgcaaaagaccagacgagaagatcacagggagactgtggacatccttcaagttctggccacatccatcaaccggctggtggataacacatcatgcctggcacacagcgttgacaaaatgtcggagagccaacgacattcggcatccagccaccagatcatcgcaactacactgcagatgatgtacgataagctcccagagctagctcatcaacacgctggtgaaccaccacatccgccatcacaagccacatggacgcctcctgcccttcctccatcaccatcctggtatggacggtcacagctgtaccaaggatatacagggatgtaccccacccaccagatgcctccaccaccaacatcggccgcatcatctacacccgcacggccaccgtggccaagtcaacgcactccacagccgcccagggcttcgaagccccatcaggaggaagaagaggatccggacggacaaccaccataa